A genomic region of Cyprinus carpio isolate SPL01 chromosome B13, ASM1834038v1, whole genome shotgun sequence contains the following coding sequences:
- the LOC109088346 gene encoding phosphoglycerate mutase 1-like, whose translation MAAYKLVLIRHGESCWNQENRFCGWFDADLSETGAQEAKKGGQALKDAGFEFDICYTSVLKRAIRTLWIVLDSIDQMWLPVHRTWRLNERHYGGLTGLNKAETAAKHGEAQVKIWRRSYDIPPPSMDADHDFYSIISKDRRYADLTKDQLPSCESLKDTIARALPFWNEEIVPQIKEGKRVLIAAHGNSLRGIVKHLEGMSEEAIMELNLPTGIPILYELDKNLKPIKPMQFLGDEETVRKAMEAVAAQGKAKK comes from the exons ATGGCTGCATACAAGCTGGTTCTCATTCGCCATGGCGAGAGCTGCTGGAATCAGGAGAATCGCTTCTGTGGTTGGTTCGACGCGGACCTGAGCGAGACAGGGGCTCAGGAGGCAAAGAAAGGCGGTCAAGCTTTAAAAG ATGCAGGGTTTGAGTTTGACATCTGTTATACCTCGGTACTGAAGAGGGCCATCCGGACGTTATGGATTGTTTTGGACAGTATTGATCAGATGTGGCTGCCTGTGCACAGGACCTGGCGCCTGAATGAACGCCATTATGGTGGTCTCACTGGGTTAAACAAGGCTGAGACTGCGGCCAAGCATGGTGAAGCCCAGGTTAAGATTTGGAGGCGCTCCTATGACATCCCTCCACCATCTATGGATGCAGATCATGACTTTTACAGCATCATCAGCAAG GACAGACGTTATGCTGATTTGACTAAGGACCAGCTGCCTTCTTGTGAGAGTCTGAAGGACACTATTGCACGAGCGCTACCCTTCTGGAATGAGGAGATTGTGCCTCAAATCAAGGAGGGAAAGAGAGTGCTGATTGCTGCTCATGGAAACAGTTTGAGAGGGATTGTGAAGCACTTAGAGG GTATGTCTGAGGAGGCCATCATGGAGCTGAATCTGCCCACAGGCATCCCTATTCTGTATGAGCTGGACAAGAACCTGAAGCCCATCAAGCCCATGCAGTTCCTCGGAGACGAGGAAACTGTTCGCAAAGCCATGGAAGCTGTGGCAGCACAGGGCAAAGCCAAGAAATAG